In Planifilum fulgidum, a single window of DNA contains:
- a CDS encoding cytochrome (ubi)quinol oxidase subunit III, which yields MSSHNDLSMAPKMPDHLETSTLEGKNKILGVWFFIGAETVLFASLFGTYLALKNQHMDGPSSQELFNLWMVALMTVILLTSSLTSVLGVVNMHRSDLRRTLFWFGVTVLLGAAFLGMEIYEFYEYTHLGHHFTGSAFASAFYTLVGTHGSHVLFGILWITGLIIQVRKQGINAVTAPKLYVASLYWHFIDVIWVFIFTVVYLLGKVG from the coding sequence ATGAGTTCGCACAATGATTTGAGCATGGCTCCGAAAATGCCGGACCACCTGGAGACGTCGACCCTGGAAGGGAAAAACAAGATTCTCGGCGTGTGGTTTTTCATCGGGGCCGAAACGGTGCTGTTCGCCTCCCTCTTCGGCACGTACCTGGCCCTGAAGAACCAGCACATGGACGGCCCCTCCTCCCAGGAATTGTTCAACCTGTGGATGGTGGCGCTGATGACGGTCATCCTGCTCACAAGCAGCCTGACCAGTGTGCTGGGCGTCGTCAACATGCACCGCAGCGATCTTCGCCGAACCCTGTTTTGGTTCGGCGTGACGGTGCTGCTGGGCGCCGCCTTCCTGGGAATGGAGATTTACGAGTTCTACGAATACACCCATCTCGGACATCACTTCACCGGCAGTGCCTTCGCTTCCGCCTTCTACACGCTGGTGGGAACCCACGGGTCCCACGTTCTCTTCGGGATCCTCTGGATCACCGGCTTGATCATCCAGGTTCGGAAGCAGGGAATCAATGCGGTGACCGCTCCCAAATTGTACGTGGCCAGCCTGTATTGGCACTTCATCGACGTTATCTGGGTGTTCATCTTCACCGTCGTCTATCTTCTCGGAAAGGTGGGGTAA